The proteins below are encoded in one region of Rhododendron vialii isolate Sample 1 chromosome 7a, ASM3025357v1:
- the LOC131331938 gene encoding E3 ubiquitin ligase PQT3-like isoform X3 — protein sequence MAVYYKFKSAKDYDSIPTDGHFISLANLKEKVFELKKLGRGTDFDLVVTNAQTNEEYVDEAVLIPRNTSVLVRRVPGRPRMPIVTGVVITHDMPKVKDSSNNNDTLPAKSSFLGADSSAMDNHEDPEWDEFGNDLYAIPEVLPVQASNPIQHAPPPGKDDEDSKIDALIRTPALDWHHQASDGFGRGRGSGRGLVAHGFGRGGLDWKTPPQGYVCHRCKVPGHFIQHCPTNGDHNFDLKRVKPPTGIPKSMLMTTSDGSYALPSGAVAVLKPNEAAFEKEMEGLPSTRSVGDLPAELHCPLCKDVMKDAVLTSKCCFNSFCDTCIRDRIISKSVCVCGATNVLADDLLPNKTLRDTINRILESNNSSAENAGSTSQVQDMESKIPKPTFPSSTSSATSKGEQAPPPQSEETSKVQESGEVANAPKQTSEEGRIKKIASASGVMHNSMSAMEPASQGSVPMAKEVFQQKPLSVEPGKKKKKKKDRMPLNAAEIQWDAADNTMMSLCPLSYNPRWNGTQARIDGYVSPYGDPLPYMSYGLGPFDVPFGFLPQDPFVAQGYMMPPVPPQMHASWRELSKGRQGSREVGSSGNASSLKSEYVRFLRSKFMLLLHYVCTAGGTLGGTIKLFVRTTVFLESVMRLLANECLQNFLSLVKMTGSCFVAAFGIKHTTVVVILFCMRNSKGLNLNKSFSVFGLEGPSDCLRFVVKEMKTWTILAVAHTMDVINGSFKLPFLCHKEMERKEGIEGVVHLKTFSFTRVLQLFSAFFF from the exons ATGGCGGTCTACTACAAATTCAAGAGCGCAAAAGATTACGACTCGATCCCAACCGACGGCCACTTCATATCGCTCGCCAATCTGAAAGAAAAAGTGTTTGAGTTGAAGAAACTGGGCAGGGGTACCGATTTTGATCTCGTTGTCACCAACGCCCAGACCAACGAAG aGTACGTTGATGAAGCAGTGCTGATTCCGAGAAATACTTCTGTTCTGGTTCGTCGAGTACCTGGACGGCCTCGCATGCCCATAGTTACTGGAGTAGTTATTACGCATGACAT GCCAAAGGTCAAGGATAGTAGCAACAATAATGATACTCTACCAGCAAAGAGTAGTTTTCTAGGAGCTGATTCATCTGCCATGGACAAT CATGAAGATCCAGAATGGGATGAATTTGGAAATGATTTGTATGCCATTCCTGAGGTTCTACCAGTTCAGGCTAGCAATCCAATTCAGCATGCTCCCCCTCCTGGAAAAGATGACGAGGACAGCAAAATCGACGCTTTAATTCGTACTCCAGCCCTGGATTGGCATCA TCAAGCTTCCGACGGCTTTGGCCGTGGTAGAGGTTCTGGACGGGGTTTGGTTGCACATGGTTTTG gTCGAGGTGGGCTGGACTGGAAAACACCTCCACAGGGCTATGTATGTCACAGGTGTAAGGTGCCTG GTCATTTTATTCAGCACTGCCCCACAAATGGAGATCATAATTTTGACCTCAAAAGAGTGAAGCCTCCCACTGGTATTCCGAAGTCTATGCTAATGACAACTTCAGATGGATCATATGCATTACCAAGTGGAGCTGTCGCTGTTTTGAAGCCAAATGA GGCcgcttttgaaaaagaaatggaagggTTGCCTTCCACTCGTTCTGTTGGTGATCTTCCAGCTGAGCTCCACTGCCCTTTATGCAAAGATGTTATGAAAGATGCAGTGCTGACAAGCAAGTGTTGTTTTAACAGTTTTTGTGATACAT GTATAAGAGACCGCATCATATCTAAATCAGTCTGTGTCTGTGGAGCCACAAATGTGCTAGCAGACGATCTTTTACCCAACAAGACACTCAGAGACACAATCAACAGAATATTGGAGTCCAACAACAGCAGTGCAGAAAATGCCGGCAGTACTTCCCAAGTCCAAG ATATGGAGTCTAAGATTCCAAAGCCTACGTTTCCATCCTCAACAAGTTCAGCAACCTCAAAAGGGGAACAAGCGCCACCACCTCAAAGCGAAGAGACTTCAAAGGTGCAAGAGTCTGGAGAAGTTGCCAATGCTCCAAAGCAAACCTCGGAGGAAGGGaggattaaaaaaattgcttctGCTTCTGGAGTTATGCACAATTCAATGAGTGCGATGGAACCTGCATCACAAGGTAGTGTTCCAATGGCTAAGGAAGTATTCCAGCAGAAGCCACTTTCTGTTGAGCCAG gaaagaaaaagaaaaagaagaaagaccGCATGCCTCTGAACG CTGCGGAGATTCAGTGGGATGCTGCTGACAACACTATGATGTCTCTGTGCCCATTATCTTATAATCCTCGCTGGAATGGCACACAAGCTCGCATCGATGGATATGTATCCCCTTATGGTGATCCCCTTCCATATATGAGTTATGGGCTTGGACCTTTCGATGTTCCTTTCGGCTTTTTACCCCAGGACCCATTTGTTGCACAAGGTTATATGATGCCTCCAGTCCCCCCTCAGATGCATGCTTCATG GAGAGAGCTATCCAAAGGCAGACAAGGCAGTCGTGAAGTGGGCAGCAGTGGGAATGCTTCTTCGTTGAAATCCGAATATGTACGTTTTTTGCGGTCTAAATTTATGCTTTTGCTTCATTATGTGTGTACTGCAGGAGGTACTCTTGGTGGTACAATCAAACTATTTGTTAGAACAACCGTATTTCTGGAAAGCGTAATGCGGCTCCTGGCAAATGAATGCCTACAAAATTTCCTTTCCTTAGTAAAGATGACGGGAAGTTGTTTCGTTGCTGCATTTGGGATTAAACACACAACCGTAgtagtaattttgttttgtatgaGGAACAGCAAGGGGTTAAATTTAAACAAATCTTTCTCTGTTTTCGGACTTGAGGGTCCTTCTGATTGCCTGAGATTTGTGGTGAAAGAAATGAAAACCTGGACTATTTTAGCAGTCGCTCATACTATGGATGTTATTAACGGAAGTTTCAAGCTTCCATTTCTTTGCCATAAAGAAATGGAGCGGAAGGAGGGAATCGAAGGGGTTGTCCACTTGAAGACCTTTAGTTTCACAAGGGTTTTACAActtttttctgctttttttttttaa